The window GAGAGGCATTCCGCCTGCCACGCAGAGCGCGTCGATATACGGGACTATCAGGGCGAGGCGTACCTCGGAATAGACGTGGGCTCCACGACGACAAAGATGGTCCTCATCGGCGGCGGCGGCGAGCTGCTGTTTTCAAGATATCGCCTGACGGGCGTCGGCGACCCCCTTGAGACGGTGCGCGAGACGCTCTCGGAGCTCTATTCGCTGATGCCGGAGGGTATAACGATCAGAGGCAGCGGCGTCACGGGATACGGCGAAAAGCTGATAAAGGCCGCCTTCGGCGTGGACGTCGGCGAGGTGGAGACGGTTGCGCACGCGAAGGCCGCCGACTTCGTCCTTCCGGGGACGGATTTCGTGATCGATATCGGCGGGCAGGATATGAAGTGCCTGCGCATCAAGGACGGCGTGATCAGCGGCGTGTTTCTCAACGAGGCCTGTTCCTCAGGCTGCGGCTCTTTCCTCCAGAGTTTCGCGAAGTCGCTTAATATGGAGATGGACGAGTTCGCCCGCGCCGCCGAGGAGTCGGATTCGCCCGTGGATCTCGGTTCGCGCTGCACGGTATTTATGAATTCGCGCGTGCGCCAGGCACAGAAGGAGGGGGCCCCGGTGCGCGACATCTCCGCAGGGCTCGTCTATTCCGTCGTTAAGAATGCGCTCTATAAGGTGCTGAAGATCAAGGACCCCGCGGAGCTGGGCAGCCGCATCGTCGTGCAGGGCGGAACCTTCAGGAACGACGCGCTGCTGCGTGCCTTCGAGCTGGTGACGGGGCGCGAGGTGGTACGCCCCGATATTTCGGAGCTGATGGGAGCCTTCGGCGCGGCGCTGATCGCTAAGGAGCGCCGCGGGGCGAAGAGTTCGCTGCTCGGTGCGGCGGCGCTGGACAAATTCAAGACGACGGTGACGACGCGGAACTGCGGCGGCTGCGGCAACCGCTGCCTGCTGACGCTTACGCGCTTTCCCGACGGGCACGGCTATATATCCGGCAACCGCTGCGAACGCGGCGGCGCCGAGGAGGACAGGGGGCCGCTGCCGCCGAACCTCTTTGAAAAGAAGTACCGGCGGCTTTTCGACTACTATAGGCCGCTGGCCGCCGCCGAAGCGCCGCGCGGCACGCTGGGCATTCCGCGCGTGCTCAATATTTATGAAAATTATCCCTTCTGGTTCACCCTCTTTACGGAGCTTGGCTTCCGCGTGGAGTTATCTTCAAAGTCGCCGGACGAGAACCTCGGCATCGAGACGATCCCCTCGCAGACGGTATGCTATCCCGCAAAGCTGGTGCACCGCCATATCACGGAGCTGCTGGAGCGCGGCGTGAAGAATATCTTCTATCCCATGATCCTCCACGAGAGGCGGGAGTTCGCCGGGGCGCAGAACGATTACAACTGCCCCATCATCACCGGTTATCCCGACGTGGCGCGGCTCAATATCGACCGCCTGCGCGGCGAAGGGGTGAATTTCATCCAGCCGGCGCTCGCCATTGAGGACGAGGCGGCGCTGGTAAAGACGCTCTCCGGCGCGCTCGCAGCCTTCGGCGTCACGAAAGACGAGCTGCGACGCGCCGCCAAACTCGCAGAAGAGGCGCGCGCCGCTTACAGGGCGGACGTGGAAAAACTCGGGCAAGAGGCGCTCGCCTATCTGAACGAGCACGGCGGCATCGGCATCGTCCTCGCTGGACACCCCTATCACCTGTCGCCGGAGGTCAATCACGGCATCCCGGAGCTTATCGGCAGCTACGGCGTGACGCTCTTCACGGAGGATTCGATCTGCGGCCTCGCAGACGGCCTTGAGGAGGCGGGTGAGGTCGGGGCAGTGGATCAGTGGGTATATCATTCGCGCCTCTACCGCGCCGCGATGGTGACGGCGAAGCACCCTGGGTTCAGGAATGTGGAGCTCGTGCAGTTCAACTCTTTCGGCTGCGGGCTGGACGCCATCAGCGCGGAACAGACGGCGGATATCCTCACGCGCCACGGCAAGCTCCATACGCTGATAAAGATCGACGAGGGGAAGAACAACGGCGCCGTCAAGATCAGGATACGTTCGCTGCTCGCGGCGATGAAGACGGAGAGGAACGGCGCTGGAGCCTATACGGAGCCGCCGCTCAAAATGGGACGTCCCGCCGTCCGCCCCGAGGGACGGACGCTGCTATGTCCGCCCCTCTCGCCCTTCCATTTCCAGTTCCTGGAGACCGCCTTTGAGGGCAGCGGCACGAATTTCAAGGTGCTGCCGGAGGGGACGCGCGAGACGGTGGAGCTGGGGCTGCGCTATGTCAACAACGACGTCTGTTATCCGGCGATGATGGTCGTCGGCCAGTTTATCGAGGCGCTGAAGAGCGGCCTCTACGACCCGGGACGCACGGACTGCCTCTACGCCCAGACGGGCGGGGCCTGCCGCGCGAGCAACTATATACATCTCCTGCGCGGCGCTCTCGACGCCGCGGGGTTCCCGCAGGTGCGCGTGATGGCGCTCAACCGCCAGAAGGAGGGCGAGGCGGAGAGGTTCGAACTGCCGCCGCGCGTCGGCTGGCGCGCGCTGCTCGGCCTCTTTTACGGCGACCTGCTGATGCGCCTGCTGCTGCGCACGCGCCCTTACGAGCGCGAGAGGGGCGCGGCGATGAGGCTTCACGACCTGTGGGCGGAGCACATTAAGGACAATATACGCGCGGGAAGCTGGTTCCGTTTCCGCCGGGACGTCATGGAGATGACGCGGGACTTCGCCGCCGTGCCGATCGATAATATCAAGCGCCCGCGCGTCGGCATCACGGGAGAGATACTCGTCAAGTATCACGCGAACGCCAACGAACGCCTCATCGAACTTATTGAGGAGGAGGGCGGTGAGGCGGTGGTGCCGGACATGGGCAACTTCCTCTCCTATTGTCTTTTCGATCCGGTATATGCCAACAAGCACCTCGCGGGAGGCTTCTGGCCCCGCGCCGCCGGCGAAGCCGGCATGTGGGTGCTCGACAGGATAAAGGCCCCGATCGTCAGGGCTCTGAAGGGGACGCGCTTCGGCGAGCTGCATAATATTAAGGAGCTCGCGAAGCTCAGCGGCGATGTCGTCTCGCAGGCAAACCAGGCCGGAGAGGGCTGGCTGCTCACCGCGGAGATGATAGCGCTCATCGAGGGCGGGGTGGGGAATGTGCTCTGCGTCCAGCCCTTCGCCTGCCTGCCGAACCATATCACGGGCAAGGGGGTCATCAAGGAGCTCAAGCGCCGTTTCAAGGGCGCGAATATCCTGCCGCTGGACTATGACGCAAGCGTGAGCACAACGAACCAGCTGAACAGGATTAAACTTTTGATGGCTACCGCCCGGTAAATCGGCGTAAATCGGCGTTTATAAGCACGACTAACTTCATAACTGAGGGTTTGTCAATGCTGCGGCAGACGCATCCGCATGTAGCGGCAATATGGATAATTTGAAAATGTCCCCGCCCAGCGGCGGGAACGTTGCCTTGCGGTCACCGCACTTTAGTGCGCCTCCGCTTGCCAAGCCCCCAGTCATTTCGTTATTCGCACTTCTGATGAAGAAACTAAGCGAATCACACAAAACGCAAAATCAGCGTTTTGGTTCTCTGCTTATAAACGCCGATTTCCTTTGGGTGGGAAAAGAGGTAAATAGCGATTTATCTTTTGACTTTGCCCTTAAAGGCGCCCTCTGTGAGGGAGCTGGCTCGGCGGTGTTTTTCCGCCGAGACTGAGGGAGAGTTGACCTTCGGTTCTCCCGCGGCCTTTGCCGCGGGCTCTGTTTGCGCGGTTTCCGCGCCAAACAGAGCAACACTCCTTCCGTCAGCCGCCAAAAGCAGGCGGCCGACACCTCCCTCGGAGAGGGAGGCTGTAAGGGCAAAGTCAGAAGCTAAATCGGCGTTTAGACGTGCTGGATGCTAAATAACTTGCTCTCTGAGTACCGGAGCCGTATCTTCATACGGCGATTGCAAGGCAATGTCCCCGCCATAGAGCGGGGGCATTTTCAAATTATCCATATTGCCGCGGCATGCGGATGCGCCTGCCGCAGGACGCTCAGGGGGTAAGTTATGACGCAGACGGCGCGTATAAACGCCGATTTAGCTCCTGCCTCAGTAGACGCTGCCAGCTGCGACTGTCAGTTCTTCCAGCAGAGCCTCGATCCTGCCCGTCACGGGATAGTCTTCGAGGCCGTAGGCCGAGGCCAGGAGCTCCATACGCGGGAAGGCGAGCCAGATGCAGCCCTTTTCATCCTCCCATATTGAGATACGCAGGGGAAGGTCGAGCGAGATGCTTTGATCGGCGAGCATGAGGTTCGTCCCGACCTTCGGCGAGCCAAAGACGAGTACCGTGGTGGGACGCAGCTCCATACCGACCTCTTCCGCGTTCTTCCGGTGGTCGAACTTCGCAAAAAGCGGGATGCCGCGTTTTTTGAGCTCTCTCTCGAGCCGCGCGGCGCTCTCTTCCACAGAGAACTGCCCCTCGTAAAGGAAGAGCCTGCCGTCGTCATAGTTTGTGGCGATGGTTCCGCCGAAGGCCGCCGCGATCCTGCGCCCCAGATTTGTGAAATCAACTCCTTCACGGTTGGCCATCAGGGTGACGCAGACAAGCTCCGAGGCGTCCGTGAAACGGCTCAGGAATGAGCTGTAGCCCGGCACCGATCCCTTGATATCCATAAGGCCGCGGTGTCCGTAGAAGTGCCAGCCAGCCACCGCCGGTACAATCTCCCCACCCGGCAGTTTCCACGGCGAGTAGACCAGCGCCTTATTCTCCGCGCGGCCAATCAGCGCCGTACCGGCAAGCCCGATATCCCAGAAGGAGATATCCTGCGCGCTGGCCCATACGTCGGAAAAACCTCTCAAAGAAGACACGACCTCCGGCGCGATCTTTTCTCCATCTGCGCCATAACTGGCGGCGGTCTCCGCCGGGTCTATGCGGAGAGGGTCTTTTTTGAATCTCTCGTGCACGTTTCCCGTGAGGCTCACATCCTCCTGCGGGAATTTATCAAGCTCTTCGGCAAAGGCCGTGCGGCGCAGGCCGAGGAAATCTATCTGGTTCTTCTTGACGAAGGCGTGGTAACCCATACCGCTCACACGCTCTATGACCTCCGTCAAGATCGCGAAATTTGTCGCGCTCAGCTCCACGCCGGAGCCGGGCGCGAAGGCAAGCGGAATATCTTTGACAAGCGTAACGGCCTTAGTGAAATCAAAACCCTCCGCGGCGTTCCACCCCTGCCGCTTATGGTAGTCCGCGATGCCCGAGGCGTGGCGCAGCAGCTCAAGCAGGGTGATGCCGTTCCATGCCGCAGGAAGTTCCGGCATATACTTCGCCGCCCTCTCCTCTACATTCAGAGCTCCCCGTTCGTGCAGCTGCATCAGGGCCACCGCCGCGAATGCCTGCGAGATCGGCCCGGCGGGCCACATCGTGTTTACCGAGGCGAGGCGGCGCTCCTTCGCCGATGA is drawn from Cloacibacillus porcorum and contains these coding sequences:
- a CDS encoding acyl-CoA dehydratase activase-related protein gives rise to the protein MELLHAGLDIGSTTAKAVVLDEYDKIIFYRYSRHFADIRTAVERLVGDIKDSFSGAKLTLAMAGSGALEIARGMNVPFTQEQIACTASITRFLSGVDVCIELGGEDSKITFFDESGAEQRMNETCAGGTGAFLDQMASLFGTDAAGLNELAKGHKTIYPVASRCGVFAKTDVQALLNDGASREDVAASIFQAIVNQTISGLACGRKIAGRVAFLGGPLYFLSELRRRFTETLRLPPEQSIFPQNPHLFVAMGAAISAKMQGAVDADILQRRAENFFVSHREERGSKLRPLFRDRGELAAFRERHSACHAERVDIRDYQGEAYLGIDVGSTTTKMVLIGGGGELLFSRYRLTGVGDPLETVRETLSELYSLMPEGITIRGSGVTGYGEKLIKAAFGVDVGEVETVAHAKAADFVLPGTDFVIDIGGQDMKCLRIKDGVISGVFLNEACSSGCGSFLQSFAKSLNMEMDEFARAAEESDSPVDLGSRCTVFMNSRVRQAQKEGAPVRDISAGLVYSVVKNALYKVLKIKDPAELGSRIVVQGGTFRNDALLRAFELVTGREVVRPDISELMGAFGAALIAKERRGAKSSLLGAAALDKFKTTVTTRNCGGCGNRCLLTLTRFPDGHGYISGNRCERGGAEEDRGPLPPNLFEKKYRRLFDYYRPLAAAEAPRGTLGIPRVLNIYENYPFWFTLFTELGFRVELSSKSPDENLGIETIPSQTVCYPAKLVHRHITELLERGVKNIFYPMILHERREFAGAQNDYNCPIITGYPDVARLNIDRLRGEGVNFIQPALAIEDEAALVKTLSGALAAFGVTKDELRRAAKLAEEARAAYRADVEKLGQEALAYLNEHGGIGIVLAGHPYHLSPEVNHGIPELIGSYGVTLFTEDSICGLADGLEEAGEVGAVDQWVYHSRLYRAAMVTAKHPGFRNVELVQFNSFGCGLDAISAEQTADILTRHGKLHTLIKIDEGKNNGAVKIRIRSLLAAMKTERNGAGAYTEPPLKMGRPAVRPEGRTLLCPPLSPFHFQFLETAFEGSGTNFKVLPEGTRETVELGLRYVNNDVCYPAMMVVGQFIEALKSGLYDPGRTDCLYAQTGGACRASNYIHLLRGALDAAGFPQVRVMALNRQKEGEAERFELPPRVGWRALLGLFYGDLLMRLLLRTRPYERERGAAMRLHDLWAEHIKDNIRAGSWFRFRRDVMEMTRDFAAVPIDNIKRPRVGITGEILVKYHANANERLIELIEEEGGEAVVPDMGNFLSYCLFDPVYANKHLAGGFWPRAAGEAGMWVLDRIKAPIVRALKGTRFGELHNIKELAKLSGDVVSQANQAGEGWLLTAEMIALIEGGVGNVLCVQPFACLPNHITGKGVIKELKRRFKGANILPLDYDASVSTTNQLNRIKLLMATAR
- a CDS encoding serine hydrolase; protein product: MNTEGRKGLKTRGSADISYLGRYVDEMIWEFMEKRDIPGLTLAIVQAPYIPRVAGYGFSSAKERRLASVNTMWPAGPISQAFAAVALMQLHERGALNVEERAAKYMPELPAAWNGITLLELLRHASGIADYHKRQGWNAAEGFDFTKAVTLVKDIPLAFAPGSGVELSATNFAILTEVIERVSGMGYHAFVKKNQIDFLGLRRTAFAEELDKFPQEDVSLTGNVHERFKKDPLRIDPAETAASYGADGEKIAPEVVSSLRGFSDVWASAQDISFWDIGLAGTALIGRAENKALVYSPWKLPGGEIVPAVAGWHFYGHRGLMDIKGSVPGYSSFLSRFTDASELVCVTLMANREGVDFTNLGRRIAAAFGGTIATNYDDGRLFLYEGQFSVEESAARLERELKKRGIPLFAKFDHRKNAEEVGMELRPTTVLVFGSPKVGTNLMLADQSISLDLPLRISIWEDEKGCIWLAFPRMELLASAYGLEDYPVTGRIEALLEELTVAAGSVY